In a single window of the Nicotiana tomentosiformis chromosome 10, ASM39032v3, whole genome shotgun sequence genome:
- the LOC138900333 gene encoding secreted RxLR effector protein 161-like, with protein sequence MDEPGSPMNKTMYRDIIGSLLYLKASRPDIVFSVGLCARFQSNPKESHLKAAKRIVRYLKGTQDLVLYYPSGDNFDLIGYADTDYAGYLVDRKRTSGMAHFLVAASYCAQLLWIKQQLEDFGMFLIVDMHDDYRANKELMYCIFVKG encoded by the exons ATGGATGAACCCGGTTCCCCTATGAACAAGACCATGTACAGAGATATCATTgggtcactcttgtatctcaAAGCAAGCAGACCAGATATTGTTTTTAGTGTGGGACTATGTGCCAGGTTTCAATcaaatccaaaggaatctcatctgaaggctgccaaGAGAATCGTGAGGTATCTAAAGGGAACGCaagacctggttctctactaccCCTCAGGAGACAACTTCGACTTGATCGGGTATGCTGATACTGATTATGCTGGTTATTTGGTGGACAGGAAACGCACTTCCGGCATGGCACACTTTCTGG TGGCTGCCTCTTATTGTGCTCAACTGCTGTGGATCAAGCAGCAACTAGAAGATTTTGGTATGTTTCTGATT GTAGACATGCATGACGATTACAGAGCAAACAAGGAGCTAATGTATTGCATCTTCGTAAAAGGATGA
- the LOC138900334 gene encoding uncharacterized protein: MAAPPNFEEGSVPKTRNEYNDADRKVIEKNFRAKKILVFGIGPDKYNWISAYQSSKEIWEALQTAHGRTTQVKQSNIDMLTIEYELFRMKDDESIQEMHTRFTFIINELHSLGGIIPRDKLVRKILNVLHGSWESKVNAITEAKDLQKLTIDELIGNLKTYEMKNKKKKYNERIDPQRKKNLVLNTDKNITSGEDADMAYLTKRFQKMVSRNGGLPLLKQYQYKHNTDKVAKRNLVPDKRFKRKDVAYNVVKQALAAWGNSSSEAGEDDEQGDSSMMAVKSEAVEYDYIFALMVKSDDDEDEVNFLDIQRNLKSYSQKRHISLANILIDAYHSIINDKNALIMELGEVKHERDDLLVVVVDLKEITVELKKGELERNRQLQEDLGRVKSDLEKSLKWTLSSDAIAAIYTSNDGNMQRVRFQREKTPYNPHSKYVTILDNWLCTHCGNTSHFKENCKARIQSQQKNKVFVEKGNKVEFVSKICTVTNLVTGEVVLVAKRYKNIYVADFESLQNGDLSCLSDVDDDAELWHKRLGHASFTLLNKLVKKGLVCGLPKSSFKDHKVKMSHNVVCIRSDHDTEFDNAKFDEFCAENGITRNFSAPRTPQQNGVVERKIGLLKTWSLLNKTPYELLNGRKPKVTHLRTFGCKYFVLNNSKEALGKFDAKSDEGIFLGYSSQSKAYKVYNKRTQCVE, from the exons atggctgctccaccaaactttgaagaag GGTCAGTTCCCAAGACTAGGAATGAATACAACGATGCTGACAGAAAAGTGATAGAGAAGAACTTTCGAGCCAAAAAGATCCTCGTCTTTGGTATTGGACCAGACAAATACAACTGGATTTCTGCCTACCAATCTTCCAAGGAGATTTGGGAAGCTCTCCAAACAGCACACGGAAGGACTACTCAAGTCAAACAGTCAAACATTGATATGCTAACCATAGAGTATGAGCTATTCAGGATGAAAGACGATGAGTCCATTCAGGAAATGCACACTCGCTTCACTTTTATCATCAATGAGCTCCATTCTCTGGGAGGAATCATTCCAAGAGACAAGCTTGTTAGAAAAATACTCAACGTACTACATGGATCTTGGGAAAGCAAAGTAAATGCTATCACAGAGGCAAAGGATCTGCAGAAgctgaccattgatgaactcattggcaatctgaaaacttatgaaatgaagaataagaagaagaagtaTAATGAGAGAATAGATCCCCAAAGGAAGAAGAACTTGGTCCTCAATACAGACAAAAATATCACAAGTGGTGAGGATGCCgatatggcttacttgacaaagagatttcagaaaatggttAGCAGAAATGGAG GGTTGCCCCTCCTCAAGCAATATCAGTACAAACACAACACAGACAAAGTAGCcaagaggaacctggttcctgaCAAACGATTCAAGAGAAAAGATGTCGCTTACAATGTTGTGAAGCAAGCTCTGGCTGCATGGGGAAACTCCTCCAGCGAAGCTGGAGAGGATGATGAACAAGGTGATAGCTCCATGATGGCAGTAAAGAGTGAAGCAGTTGAATATGACTATATCTTTGCACTGATGGTAAAATcggatgatgatgaagatgaggtaaactttctggacattcaaagaaatttgaagtcCTACTCTCAGAAAAGACATATATCTTTGGCAAAtattttaattgatgcttatcatagtattataaatgataaaaatgcatTAATTATGGAATTAGGAGAAGTTAaacatgagagagatgacttATTAGTAGTAGTCGTGGACCTAAAGGAAATAACTGTGGAACTAAAAAAGGGAG AACTTGAAAGAAATAGGCAACTTCAAGAAGACCTAGGCAGAGTTAAAAGTGACCTTGaaaaatctctaaagtggaccTTGTCCTCTGATGCAATTGCCGCCATATATACAAGCAATGATGGGAACATGCAGAGAGTCAGGTTCCAAAGAGAAAAGACTCCCTACAACccacatagcaagtatgttactaTCCTTGATAACTGGCTTTGTACTCACTGTGGCAACACTAGTCACTTTAAAGAAAATTGTAAGGCTAGAATTCAGTCCCAACAGAAAAACAAGGTGTTTGTTGAAAAG ggaaacaaagtggaatttgtgtcaaaaataTGCACGGTCACAAATCTTGTGACTGGTGAGGTGGTTCTGGTGGCTAAAAGATACAAAAACAtttatgttgctgattttgagtcctTGCAAAATGGGGATCTCAGTTGTTTGAGcgatgttgatgatgatgctgaactgTGGCACAAAAGATTGGGTCATGCAAGTTTTACGTTGCTCAACAAATTGGTCAAGAAGGGCCTGGTTTGTGGCCTACCCAAGTCAAGCTTCAAggatcacaag GTGAAGATGAGCCATAATGTAGTATGTATAAGGTCTGATCACGACACAGAATTTGACAATGCTAAATTCGACGAATTCTGTGCTGAAAATGGCATTACTCGTAATTtttcagctccaagaacacctcaacaaaatggtgttgtggagagaaaaataggactcttgaagacatg GTCCCTACTTAACAAAACCCCATATGAACTATTGAACGGGAGAAAACCCAAGGTGACACATTTAAGGACATTTGGCTGCAAATATTTTGTTCTCAACAATAGCAAGGAAGCACTTGGAAAATtcgatgccaaaagtgatgaaggaatctttctcGGCTATTCATCACAAAGCAAAGCTTACAAAGTGTACAACAAGAGAACTCAATGTGTTGAGTAA